The Osmerus eperlanus chromosome 1, fOsmEpe2.1, whole genome shotgun sequence genome includes the window GAAAGTCTGCAGAGGTAGCTGAAGAGCTCTTTGAAATATTTAAATGCTGGGAGTGTTTTAATGTGAGATTGATGGAATAAGGTCAGTGTCAGCagcactacagtacagtaacttGCTTGTGGAGTGCATCCATCTCATGGTGAACAGACAATTCACAAAACACTGCACCAGACCAAATGAACACCAGCTTGTTAGACAAAAACATGTCCACACAAGTGCTGATTGAGCTGTAACATGTATCTTTAAATGATACATTGACCTTTTGATCAAAGTGATGGATTTCAGGGTTGAACAGATCTGACATCTGAACTTTAAAATGGAATTGTCAAGAGAGTTTATTTAAATATGGTATCCACTCATTGCTTTATTATTAGATAATTTATTGTGTCTCTTTGCTTTGTGACCCAAGGGTTCTGAGTGATTGTTTATTCAAATTCAAATCCTACAGCACTGtattccttctttctctttgttAATCATGTATTGCCTTTGAAGTGGTCTAGAGGAGGACACATCATCCTTCAACTCATTTGCTTCCCTTTCTAAACAAAAAGTTCCATGTCCAAATACATTCGCTGCACATTTGTCCTTTGCtttctctttttgttttgtgtttataaCATTACATTTCAGAAAATTACTTCAAAGACATGTTGTGGGAATCCTCTTCCTTTTAATATGGAAGCTCAAATGCCTCAAGCTGCCTCCCCACCAGTCCCATTCTGAGCCTGAAGGCTGGCTTTGAATAGAGTCCCATCTAGCCCAAGGCTCTGGGCTGGTGTTCTGTAAGAAGTTAGAAAGGCATTTTAACTTTGGTACATCATTGTTGTTGTCTGTCTTCGGACTGCGGCGCCATGGCGGTTCTGTTTTGGGTGGAGGGTTTGTGGAAACAGGCAGATTTGTGCAGGGCTTTTCCATTCCCCAGTTTCAAGGTAGGGACCGGAGATGGTGTCTGAAAGATAACCATTAATAATGCAGCTAGTAGCTGCAGTCTCCCCACTTCTGCTAGGTGGAAAAAAAACCTTTCCATGCTGTCAGACCCATACAGCAGCACATGCTCATCCACCAGAGTATGCTGTCATACCACTACAATCTAAAACAAAATAATGGACAGGGTGCTTTTCTTGTCCTGTAAGTCTGAGACATGAGTCGAAGGCAGTGAGTGTGCCAAAAGCagcaagagggagaaaaaaatgaaagtcagaAAACATACTGAGAggtagaagcagagagagaaatagtgggAACTGACTGGTGTGCAGTGCTGTTTTGTAGTGAGGAAGTAGAACATTTCACTATTGCTCCATTACAGTGCACAGTGCAGTCGCTTATTGTGGCTGAACAGCGCCCACTCCTGGTTAAACATTCAAAGGGTTGTGCTCTTCTGAGAGGGCAAGATTTGTCCATACCATGTGAAGTCACCCATTTTATAATTAGAAAAATAGAAATAACTTTTGATTGGAAATGAAATGGTCTCAGGCATTATGGTATTTTAAAATAATAGACTTAAATGTTGTCTGTTACTGTATTGTATTACCAGAAAGTTGAAAACTGAATGACACTATGTTTGTACATCAGTTGAGTTAGGGCAGTGGTGGTGATTTTAATTTCCATTCTTTTGAGTGATTTTGCAAACAAAAATGTACATTACCGGAGCTTATGTACCGAAGCTATAGTTCTATTGGCAGTGTTTACCCTGAGATGTTCTTTTCTGGAAATATTTTAACAATTAATACTGTATGTGATTAAAAAGACATTGACGTGTTAACTGAAGAATTATTTGTCAGATTTCTCAAAAACCAATACAtcgtttacagttttttttatttttataattgATCATTGGAGACCTGCATCTAAACTATAATTGCAACTATATCAAGTCACACCCCATCAGCTACAGGCAATGTTGCAAATTACTATATCAGGAAAAATTTACTGTACCTCACATTTAGTAGTTTCGATTTTGGTTTTAGGCTGAGGAATAGGACATGTGAGTGTATTAAAATGTTCCCAGACTGATTGACTGGTTTCCTCCAAGGCTCAGTGAGGGCCATTATGTCCTTCAGCAGCTGATTGAGCGGCCTCACATCTGCTACAATATAAAAAACAGCTAATCTCTTCTCATAGCCTCTTCTGTTTTTTACACAGTCATTGCCCAACTGTCATGTTTCAGTTTACCATGAAACTGCACCTAAATTATACCTAACTATACCTAGACATTGAAGGATTTCTATTATTTTAATATTCAGAGGCTGATGCCTTACATGTCTTATTAAGACTTTTTTATGGCTCATTACCAtacacttttcttttttaaatgaaaatgtagATGATGTATTGCTTTTATTAAGGTTTGTTTGTTGGTTTTCTACTGCCTCACTGTGGATACCCAGGATCATTACTTTTATTTTCAGAACTGTGAGTGAAATTGGCACTTCTAGTGGCAGAAGTTTTGGGTGTTGAGGCACAAGACATCTTCATTTGCTTTGTAGATGCTGTTATTGCATATTTGCTAAGGTTGAGTGAATGCTTTGGAAAGCGATAATAACCAGATATTGTATTCCTCCAGAGTGTTTACAGCATCTTCAGCATGTGCTTCTGTGTTTTCCTGAGCAGATAAAAGATTTATTGCATTGTAGAAAGTAGATTGTTAAAGATGTCTTTAAAATGATTGTAAAGAAATGGATGGTAAAACCGAATACTTGCTTATTTCTACATGAATCTGCACAGTAGAAATAGTATACAGTAAAGAAATAGTATACAGTAAAGTTAACCTGAACTTCACACTTTCACCAAGAGAGGTCAGCATAATACTTCTGTTTGGTACAGAGCAGTAACTTTGGAATGAAGCCTGATTTAACAACACTGTTATTACATCGGAAATGCTGGTTGATTATATGATAGTATGGTTTTGGTGTGTGAATTATGACACATGTAGTAATGTgatatgggggtggggggggggggggtcttaatGGGTACGTGGATGCTGCTGTAAATCTTGTTTTGGTGACAGAATTTGCAGTTGCCTTTTAGTAACACCATGTTAGACCTGGAAACTTCACccttccacatacacacagtcacaggaacacacagtcACTTCTGGTGAGTGAGGTCTTGTCCTGCTTAGCTCCACACATTTCTTCTACTTAATTCATTTAATCAAATTCTTCTTTATCTTACATTTATTGTTGATAAGTGTACAAGCTCATATGTGTTAGGAATTTGTATTACAGGTTCAGTTTATTGGCAAATggcaataaacttgaacttgaaactacACAGTTTCGTACACAGTTAATTACCTATGGAATCTTCAGCATTCTGGAGTTACCATAGTGACTGAGCTACAGATTGACAAGGAGGCAGAGGGTACATTTGATGTGATCAGATCGATGCTTGATGACAAAGACAGCCCTGACATGCTCATCTCCATGTTTCAAAACTAGTCTTTCATATTCTGTATGTTGATGAAAACTGATGAAGTAACATTTTGTTGAAAAGTCGCTAAATGTTTTGGACTACTTTTAGATGTTGGATAGCGTGAAGAGTGTACATGGCATATTTGTATAATAATTGTATCTTGCAAGCCAACTTATATTAAGTAGTGGTACGGTTTGCTTACCATATTTACAACCAGATCAAAGGAATGGTATTATGCATTTATGACCTCACCATGTGTTCTTCCCTCAGCAGGGCCATGACCCAGCTGGGGCAAACAGAGACCCTGCTCATTTGTcaactctaataacagtgcttatcATTCTTGAATGCCTTTTGTGTCAAATGAAATGTTTCATGTTTGAAGTATTAATGCATCTAACACCGGAAAAAATAATTTACAAATAAACCATCCGTACAGGTTGGGGAGACTTTAGATTAAAAGGTAAATCAGAGTCTGCCATTGTCTAGACTGCTCCTGTCTGTAATCTGTTTCTGTGTGCCTGAACCTGCTCAGCTTTGACGACTTTCTCCTAATAACGTTTAGTGATGAACTAGCCTCAAAGTTGCAACATGTGCAGAGCTTAAATCTGTCATAATGACAAACACTAATATATTGTATGATGtgggcttctgtgtgtgtgtgtgtgtgtgtgtgtgtgtgtgtgtgtgtggtatggtgtaCTTAGTCTTTTCACTCTCTGGGGGAGCAGATGGCAATCTGATGAGCAAGTCCTCACAGCTTCATCCTCGTCTGATACAGGTTCCCAAAGAGTGCAGTTATAAAGGGCTCTTGACTTCTCCTCCCATTCATCTCTGTtctgcactccctccctcaagcaatcatctctctctttctgttcacCAGAGAAAAGGCTACAGTATGAGAAGGAAGCTGCTTGCACTCTGTGAAGCACAACTTGAACACTGTGATTTTTAAATGTGTATGGTCATATTTGCTCCGGTAAGATACTTTTTAATTACATAATCAGTCACATTTTGTTCAGAGTATTTGGGTACTTGAGTttgggttgttttgtttatttattttgttttacatGTATGAGATGTGTAATGAATATCAAGTTTTTGTTTGTAATCATCTTTGTTTTCAGCTGTAAAGATTTCACATCTATGAATCTATGATGTTTGTAAAAAGAGAGACTTTTTCAGATCTGCTTTTAACGTATGTTCACTGTTAAGACAATGAGTAACGTCTATGCAAAATTATGTTTCACATTATTATCAAGAGGTAATATGACGCTGACTGCAAATTCCCAGTAAGAAGTGTAGTGTTAAAAATTATGTTTGATGTTGAGCAGATTAATTACAACACTTTACAGTAAGATTACTGTAACTATGGTTAATACATAAACATTACTATGTGAGAACATTGGTATTAAAGGTTAGTGGTATAGGTTattacaaaagtgtcagaagCCACTATATGTGGGAAGGGTGTAAAGGGTAAATGGCTGTTGTAAGAGACAGTTAAATGTTGCATTACAAAAACAAGATTAATGTTAACATCTTCTTACCCCTGGAAATCTCAACCTCCCCCAAACTGTAACAGAGTTACTGGGGTAATTTCTTATTGCTACATTGTAATAAAGTCTAACCACAAAGTGGTTACCTGTAAGTGCCTACATAACTACAATGGTGTTACTATGGTGTTGCTTTGAAGTTACATGGAAGTTACTGTAACATGAACGTAAAATCTTCTTAATTGTTTTTGCATTTATTCAACAATTTATAAAAATGAATAATGTATATGTAAAGTTAAATGAAATCCCTCCACAGTATACAGTCTGCGGGGTAGTCGAGGGGGTATAGAACATTTCATCTGGTTGAATCACTCCGTAGTGCTGTGCCCACCCTCTAACCCACAGTAGGACACTCTCTGTTTGCAGTCTTCCCATCTCTGAATAAttcatttgttttgttgttaaAAAATCGATCACAAACCTTGAACATCAGTCTAGTTATTAATGTGGTgcaatattgaatttgtctttccctctctctatctcactctccctttccttccaaCTTAATGGGTGTAGGCGTGTAGGGTCTGATTGAAATTGACCGATTCTTCAACGTTCACAAGGTGCCAAAAGCACACCAGAGGGAGATTAGTGCTAGAGACCTGTCTGAGACAGATGACAACTCACCAGACTTCTGTTTCTAATAGTTTATCTTTGCCTTGAACAAAACACATGATAAATGAATTAGTTACTTTGCATTTCCTTTAACAACACAGTTGTTAAAGGAAGTTAACAGTTCTAATCTATCAACATTTCTTCTTTGAGTGTTGATTGTTGCGTCTGCTCATAATGCAGATGtttgtctgtcctctcctctgaggagcagacagcagagggggaggtggagccgAAGCTCCATTATCCTTGTATGTGGAGGTTGGTAATAGATGTTGTCTCATTTTCTTCAGATTTTTGCCATTTGTGCCTTTGCAACATGTGGGGGATACAGTGGTCAGCTGCAGGTTAAAGTAAACTGTGTGGACAGGAAGCAGAACAACCTCATCATCTCTATTCATTTTGCCTATCCTTTCAGGTAAAATATGCTTTCTTGGTATTTTGCATTTGAAAGATTAAAGTGTTAGAATGTTTTTGAACCCCTATATTCCCACACTATATCTTAAACATGCCAAACACTGAAATAGTTTACGCAATACTCTAAGTGCCATCTTCCATTTAATATGGTAGATGATGATATTACTGTGATTGTGACCGAATATAATATGCCTATTTCCCTAGATGCTTTCTACCCCCTCATTctatttatccctctctctctctccctctatctccctccctccctctctctccctctctctccctctctctctgtccctctctctctgtctctctctctctctctctctctccgaggaTTCAGTTCAATCTAATATAAGAGGGAGGAACTTATTTCATAcaagtgggagggggggaggtacaCAGAGAATTTCGATGATAAGGTGAATCAGAGTCTGGTTGATGGTATTGTCCAGACTGCAGTGCTTCTTAGTTAGACGGCAAAAGTTATTTCTGAGATGGAATCTTCAATGCCTGGAGAGTGTTTTATTTCTTTGGTTATATAGTTGTTGTTCCATTTTCTTTGTCTAGTTCAGTGAGTTCACCACATCTTCAATATACAGTTGATGTAGTTGGTTTAGGTAACTGATGGGGGATGTTCTACATCTCCATTCTGGTTAAGGTGACTCACTGATGATTGCTCTATGACATAAATTGTTTTGCTTTTCTCATATTCTGATAAGCACCAAAGGTAATGTTACTTTCTTCTGACTTTGTATTGGTTTAATGATGGCCTGATGATTGGAAGCAGAATAGAGGAACACAGACAAGGAAGAGTTCCTCCAGGGGTTTATTTTACAGACATGTGGAGATCCAGGACTCATTTACAGGGGTTCCTACAACAAAAACCAAAATAAAACACAGAACAACAAAAACAGTCAATAGAAACTACTACCAATTTCTTAGCTGGGCATCTAAAAGAGTCCTTTCCCTCTGGGTTTCCTCTTCTTTAGCTGTGCTTGTGATATTTGGTATATTGTATTGTGTGCTCCATTGTCTTCTAAAGGGTTGTTAAAGCCAAGTTCAGATAGCTTCAGTGAAATTAGCCTTTTTAACCAGAAATAAATTGTTCAGGTAAGTCTCTAGGATATGAAGATAGCTGATCAAATATGCCTGATAACCCTATGAAATCATGGAAAACAGTGACAGCTTTCTAGTTTGTTGGGAGGGGATGGGGCCTGAATAGATTAGAACATGTGCCCTTCACACATGTGCCTAGTTTCATTGCATAAATCTTACAGATATTCTTGGACATTTTCTTTCTGTTAGCTTGACAAAATGACTTTGTCCAATCATTACAAGGTTTGACAACTGCAGATATTCATAAGACATAAGATAATGTTCTACTGATGTACTGTACATGCTGTGTCTGCTGCACCAATTCTATGTCCTAGGTTACAACAAGAGCATTTCAAAGCCCCTACGTGTGAGGGGGAGAAGCAAGAGATTCTTTTCCTGGAAGGTGACTACTCCGCATCAGCCCAGTTCTTTGTGATTATTGCTGTCTTTGCCTTTCTTTACTCTCTTCTTGCTACAATCGTATACATCTTCTACCAGAACAAGTACAGGGAGAACAATAGAGGTCCATTTGTGGTAAGATTGTACAAATTCTCAATTAGCAGCCCTAATAATGTATCAAATTGATTTAACAAAAacgaatgtatgtatgtattctcGAACACATTCTTTTTTATCTCAGAATCTCGAATGACTGCATAACTTTTTTTCTCATAAGATCTTTTTTGtgctccttcatccctccaatAGGATTTTATAGTAACAGTGATATTCTCATTCCTGTGGCTGGTAAGCTCTTGTGCCTGGGCAAAAGCTCTGTCAGATGTAAAGACTGCCACAGATCCCACGCAGGCCCTTACTCTCATCTCAGCCTGCAGAATCAAAGCCAACCGGTGTGTTACTTCCCAGCAGCCTGTCTGGTCTAGTCTCAACACATCTGTGGTGAGTTACTGAAAAGACTGTGGACACCAATGTTGCATGAGTAGTATTTAGTATGCAGTGTGCTGCATTGACCAATTATACATTTTTCACTGAACCAAACCATTTTTGCTCAATCTCCAGGTATTTGGTTTCATCAACTTTGTTCTTTGGGCTGGCAATATCTGGTTTGTCTTCAAAGAGACAGGCTGGTATAAGACAGGCCAGAGTTACCCTACAAGGAGTGCTTCAGGGAAACGGGCCAGTGAGATGCGGCAGCGTCTTTACAGTGAGAGCAGTTTTGATCAACCCTATAGGCAAGCCAGCTTTGACCAACCAGAAGGAAGTTTTCATCAACCACCATTTAGACAAGGcagtttcactcactcactcagctTACCCCAGACACATCTAGGCCAACCAATCACCTACAGTCCAGATGATCAGCTCCCATCCAGAGGGCCTATTATATTGATAAATAAGATTTAGATGAATCTTTCTCTCGCCTGCTGGCCTCTGTGATGTTAACTTGTGACTCAAATATACAAGTGTGTCCAATGGTCTAATGGAACAACGAACAAATCAAAGTAAAAATGATTTGCAAATGTCAACAAGGGCAGGTAAACACCTGTGTACCTTCCATTAATAGAGAAAAAATTGAGGGCATTGGAGCAAAATACATTAGCTCTAAGGAGACACCTgagaataatttaaaaaaagttgatAAATAAGAAATGGAAAGAACATTCCATGGGTTAAAGATAGAGGAGCTCTTAAGGATTCAATACAAGTTCATGTAATGGATGGACATGCAGACATGTGTCTACAGCATGTCTCAAAGTTCATTAAATGCTTTATATGTTGTCTCTCTTCTGTAACTTAAGAAGTTGTTAAGGGAGTTTTGGTTGATATTGTAAAACATGACGGTTTTCGATTCCGGTTTAGTGTTGCTTTTCATTTATTCCACTTATAAGCTGTTTTATAATGTtccccaaatacagacaatgTTGAAGAAAGCAAGATGACCCATGCTTGATTAAAGATTAAGGTTAATTATGGAAGTTTACATGGAACAGTAAAGAGAAGGGTACATTGGAAATAGATAAAGTTGATAAATGTTGATTTTAACAGTGTCAGTCAGTACAGTAACTCAATTGATTTCCTTTAACTGTTTGTAAATGCAGTCATGTCAAcctgttgtttgtgttgtgaaCTATACTTTGCAGTGGCTAGAAGTATTT containing:
- the synprb gene encoding synaptoporin b, with the protein product MCMVIFAPIFAICAFATCGGYSGQLQVKVNCVDRKQNNLIISIHFAYPFRLQQEHFKAPTCEGEKQEILFLEGDYSASAQFFVIIAVFAFLYSLLATIVYIFYQNKYRENNRGPFVDFIVTVIFSFLWLVSSCAWAKALSDVKTATDPTQALTLISACRIKANRCVTSQQPVWSSLNTSVVFGFINFVLWAGNIWFVFKETGWYKTGQSYPTRSASGKRASEMRQRLYSESSFDQPYRQASFDQPEGSFHQPPFRQGSFTHSLSLPQTHLGQPITYSPDDQLPSRGPIILINKI